In one window of Episyrphus balteatus chromosome 3, idEpiBalt1.1, whole genome shotgun sequence DNA:
- the LOC129916168 gene encoding B9 domain-containing protein 2, which yields MAEVHIVGQILKAADFEESHLFCKWSLQTGSAWKVVQGRSEGRSFVCSNPLEKSSEFCCPLDIHLATGSVQGWPKLHVEIYAVNFLKNTWPVGFGVVYIPTCPGYHRIEVDTWKVAPVTIWDSVREKFGAGGIALSKEDLIFSGVERYKLKTKTSGSVVIEVSLIFRNFSKYGVEFS from the exons ATGGCGGAGGTGCATATCGTCGGACAGATATTGAAGGCAGCCGATTTTGAAGAGTCTCATCTCTTCTGCAAGTGGAGCCTTCAAACTG gtTCCGCTTGGAAAGTTGTACAAGGCAGGTCGGAAGGACGGAGCTTTGTTTGCTCGAACCCGCTAGAGAAATCTTCGGAATTTTGTTGTCCATTGGATATACATTTGGCCACTGGCAGTGTGCAGGGTTGGCCAAAATTGCACGTGGAAATTTACGCAGTGAATTTTCTTAAGAATACCTGGCCTGTTGG ATTTGGAGTTGTTTATATTCCTACGTGCCCTGGATACCATCGAATAGAAGTAGACACTTGGAAAGTTGCTCCCGTAACAATTTGGGATAGTGTAAGAGAAAAATTTGGAGCGGGTGGGATTGCACTTAGTAAGGAGGATCTTATATTTTCGGGAGTTGAAAG AtacaaattgaaaacaaaaacatcagGAAGTGTTGTAATTGAAGTATCtttaatatttcgaaatttttcaaaatacggCGTTGAATTTTCTTAA
- the LOC129916167 gene encoding tectonic encodes MIKAILQILVALLLSTTIIESVKIGISKPVNTVENVTTETIETTTLETTTAATTTTTTVKNVQTTKSTPSSTPIPVSSTSATTSTTTIPPSKNDSQTSSMRNKDIVRSGYYCSCDLRAYFCDINCCCDIDCIPEELNSFDCHREKNELEDFNYEQGLPPCRINEGWLCVFRTNIDTSKNKHQNYIFDRSSFREWPQLLLEDFELAKDRSFYKIGEPILIYNFEQNEIIEFELPFSFNGHNCKIYESIRHLKSKKTFCHLTLEKAKHFETTLFQKLCTSFLLQKPNIEIPLDGIIKETLTEFVPITLFRCNQEYDCIPVAVNNSFFDNLDETEYSNLIETRLIHNITNLISCEVFFIQSEERTNEVWLQYEVKFVQINETQENTLNVSGPLGYTSGSPLIIGQKVLLNESAENVDSNRILSYFHANKTQEIHIHVPRRSQNQCKESSLAVNFGESILVQCSVGLDNSTELTSDTNFTKVCEELQNRSFKHFQVENIQRLQDDFFISTLGYPINKTDYWTKVEVRNYEHLPVMGVFLSKEDSFICQNMILGVKYEFLIVKDEVHGVRHQNLVKAASIEMGKRHDLQFQLDEAVSIPITFSTIFHDLQETNKAVKLSVLCIKWLISLLVLIYFENYKKMC; translated from the exons ATGATTAAGGCAATATTACAAATTTTGGTTGCCTTATTGTTGTCCACAACAATCATTGAATCAGTGAAGATTGGAATTTCAAAACCAGTAAACACAGTTGAAAACGTTACAACTGAAACAATTGAAACTACGACATTAGAAACTACAACAGCTgctactacaacaacaactacggTTAAGAATGTCCAAACAACGAAATCAACTCCATCTTCGACACCGATTCCAGTTTCGTCAACTTCTGCAACAACATCCACAACAACAATACCACCATCAAAAAATGATTCCCAAACAAGTTCGATGAGAAATAAAGATATCGTTCGATCGGGATATTACTGTTCTTGTGATTTGAGGGCATATTTTTGTGATATAAATTGTTGTTGTGATATTGATTGTATTCCCGAGGAACTGAATTCATTTGATTGTCATAGAGAAAAGAATGAATTGGAGGATTTTAATTATGAGCAAGGATTGCCACCCTGCAGGATAAATGAAGGCTGGCTTTGTGTATTTCGCACAAACATTGATACTTCCAAGAATAAG CACCAGAACTACATTTTTGACAGATCAAGTTTTCGCGAATGGCCGCAACTTTTGTTAGAAGATTTTGAGTTAGCAAAAGATCGAAGCTTTTATAAAATTGGAGAGCCcattttaatttacaatttcgaacaaaatgaaattattgaatTCG aacttcCATTTTCTTTTAATGGTCATAATTGCAAAATCTACGAATCTATCCGCCATTTGAAATCAAAGAAAACTTTTTGTCATCTTACATTGGAGAAAGCAAAACATTTTGAGACcacgttatttcaaaaactttgtaCATCTTTTCTACTTCAAAAACCAAATATTGAAATTCCTTTGGACGGTATCATCAAAGAAACACTTACAGAATTCGTTCCAATAACACTTTTTCGTTGCAACCAGGAATATGATTGTATTCCAGTAGCAGTCAATAACtcttttttcgataatttggaTGAAACAGAATACAGCAATTTGATTGAAACAAGACTTATCCACAATATAACAAATTTAATCAGCTGTGAAGTGTTTTTTATTCAGTCTGAAGAAAGGACCAACGAAGTTTGGTTGCAATATGAAGTTAAGTTTGTACAAATTAATGAAACACAAGAAAATACTTTGAATGTTAGTGGCCCATTGGGTTACACTTCTGGAAGTCCACTTATAATCGGTCAGAAAGTGCTTTTGAACGAATCAGCAGAAAATGTGGATTCAAATCGTATCCTAAGCTACTTCCATGCTAATAAAACTCAAGAAATACATATTCATGTGCCTAGACGTAGTCAAAACCAATGCAAAGAAAGCTCATTGGCAGTGAATTTTGGCGAAAGCATTTTAGTGCAGTGCTCGGTAGGACTTGATAATTCAACTGAACTAACGAGCGATACCAATTTTACCAAAGTGTGTGAAGAGTTGCAAAATCGTTCCTTCAAACACTTTCAAGTCGAAAACATTCAACGCCTTCAAGATGACTTTTTTATTTCTACCCTGGGTTATCCTATCAACAAGACTGATTACTGGACAAAGGTCGAAGTAAGGAATTATGAACATTTGCCGGTAATGGGAGTGTTTTTGAGCAAAGAAGATTCATTTATTTGCCAAAATATGATTTTGGGtgtgaaatatgaatttttgattgTTAAAGACGAAGTTCATGGTGTTCGTCATCAAAATCTTGTGAAAGCAGCATCAATTGAAATGGGAAAAAGACATGATTTGCAATTTCAGCTAGACGAGGCAGTTTCTATTCCGATAACATTTTCAACTATATTCCACGATCTTCAAGAAACTAACAAAGCAGTTAAATTGTCAGTTCTCTGTATAAAATGGCTTATAAgtcttttagttttaatttattttgaaaattataaaaaaatgtgttaa
- the LOC129915396 gene encoding testis-specific serine/threonine-protein kinase 4 translates to MATADASSSGYNPWNDDLEIDNEATENQRLRRSTSTIALQTETTLRRNNESIVFLQPSEDGILHAPMEEESEKPMRNRKSILEEHGLLIGKIIGCGSYAKVKVAYSEELQKEVAVKIISKLKAPPEYTKKFLPREIDAVKGLHHENLIQFYQSIETSHRVYLVMQIAENGTMLDYIRQKKYLDETNARKLFRQLISVISYCHSKGVVHRDIKCENLLLDTEFNLKIIDFGFARKDTLASDNSVILSKTFCGSYAYASPEILKGVAYNPFLSDIWATGVVCYAMVFGRLPYDGSNVHVLLKRVNSHLVFPKTPKASNECKQLIFHILAPLNIRYRIPQIQEDPWFNGENSNNAVDTSSKTK, encoded by the exons aTGGCAACAGCTGATGCAAGTTCTTCTG GTTATAATCCTTGGAATGATGACTTGGAAATCGACAATGAAGCCACAGAAAATCAACGACTTCGACGTTCCACGTCAACCATAGCCTTACAGACAGAAACAACACTGCGTCGTAATAATGAATCAATAGTATTTCTTCAGCCAAGTGAAGACGGCATTCTGCATGCACCAATGGAAGAAGAATCTGAAAAACCTATGAGAAACAGGAAATCCATCCTGGAAGAACATGGTCTTTTAATTGGTAAAATAATTGGTTGTGGAAGTTATGCCaaagttaaagttgcttactCTGAAGAATTGCAAAAAGAAGTTGctgttaaaattatttcaaaattaaaagctCCGCCAGAATATACCAAGAAATTCTTGCCTAGAGAAATTGATGCAGTGAAAGGCTTACATCATGAAAATCTAATACAATTTTATCAAAGTATTGAAACGAGTCATAG agttTACTTAGTAATGCAGATAGCTGAAAATGGAACAATGCTTGATTATATCCGACAAAAAAAGTATCTTGATGAGACGAATGCCCGAAAGCTTTTTCGACAGTTGATTAGTGTAATTTCATATTGCCATTCCAAGGGAGTTGTCCATCG AGATATTAAATGTGAAAATCTATTGCTTGATAcagaattcaatttgaaaataattgattttggaTTCGCCCGAAAGGATACTCTGGCCAGTGATAACTCGGTGATTCTTTCAAAAACATTCTGTGGTAGTTATGCTTATGCAAGTCCGGAAATCTTAAAAG GAGTTGCTTATAATCCATTTTTATCAGATATCTGGGCAACAGGAGTCGTTTGCTATGCAATGGTGTTTGGTCGGCTGCCATATGATGGATCAAACGTACATGTCTTGCTTAAGCGAGTAAATTCCCATCTTGTGTTTCCTAAGACACCTAAGGCAAGTAACGAATGCAAGCAATTAATATTTCATATACTGGCACCTCTAAATATAAGATATCGAATACCCCAAATACAAGAGGATCCTTGGTTTAATGGTGAAAATTCAAACAATGCAGTTGATACATCTTCTAAGACTAAATAG